The Hyphomicrobium sp. MC1 genome window below encodes:
- a CDS encoding APC family permease, whose amino-acid sequence MTQSTAVHGEKISLLRVLGPGHVWALGVGIVLVGEYMGWNFAVGKGGMIAALIACWVAGLLYTCVAMIDSEVTSTVAAAGGQYAQAKHIVGPLMAFNVGLYLVFAYTMLEAANAITLGYLVQTVGTMAGFADVHDKPFIVLTIMFLAWLNYRGVYATLTVNLVLTAVAFIAILILFTAVKPWTNDLLHHQDLLNGLPYGWLGVIASLHFGLWYYLGIEGTCQAAEEVRSPARSLPLGTMTGIITLLIAATMTWYICSGLMPWEYLGQAVTPLFDAARLTSSMPLMVLLFVGTVFSTLASANGCINDASRAWFSMGRDRYLPTWFGAVHPKNRTPYRSIVFLVPVALVFAYFAPLDQVITFSILSGLLGYTYMSLNVILFRRKWPLGTIKRGYIHPFHPLPALVLLILCSATYFAVFLGYGTQLIAMLVFFMVASLWFHFHRYQYVRRGDQFTMQWPRPQGY is encoded by the coding sequence ATGACACAGTCTACTGCGGTTCACGGCGAGAAAATCTCTCTGCTGCGTGTGCTCGGCCCGGGCCATGTCTGGGCACTTGGCGTCGGCATCGTGTTGGTCGGCGAATACATGGGTTGGAACTTCGCCGTCGGCAAGGGCGGCATGATCGCGGCGCTTATCGCATGTTGGGTTGCCGGCTTGCTATACACCTGCGTCGCGATGATCGATTCCGAAGTGACATCGACTGTCGCAGCAGCCGGCGGGCAGTACGCCCAGGCGAAACATATCGTTGGACCGCTTATGGCGTTCAACGTCGGACTCTATCTGGTGTTTGCCTACACGATGCTCGAAGCGGCGAATGCTATTACGCTCGGGTATCTCGTGCAGACGGTCGGGACGATGGCCGGGTTTGCCGACGTGCACGATAAGCCCTTCATCGTGCTGACGATCATGTTCCTCGCATGGCTCAACTATCGCGGCGTTTACGCGACGCTGACCGTGAACTTGGTGCTGACCGCCGTGGCCTTCATCGCGATCCTGATCTTGTTTACAGCGGTGAAGCCTTGGACAAACGACCTGCTGCATCATCAGGACCTGTTGAACGGTCTTCCTTACGGCTGGCTTGGCGTCATCGCATCGCTGCATTTTGGCCTGTGGTATTACCTCGGCATCGAAGGAACCTGTCAGGCCGCAGAGGAGGTTCGCTCACCAGCGCGCTCATTGCCTCTCGGCACCATGACCGGAATCATCACGCTCCTGATCGCGGCGACGATGACGTGGTACATCTGCTCGGGCTTGATGCCGTGGGAATATCTCGGCCAAGCCGTCACGCCGTTGTTCGATGCCGCACGGCTTACAAGCTCGATGCCGCTGATGGTGCTGCTGTTCGTCGGAACCGTATTTTCGACACTCGCCTCGGCGAATGGCTGCATCAACGACGCATCCCGCGCGTGGTTCTCGATGGGGCGCGATCGCTATCTTCCGACCTGGTTTGGTGCTGTACATCCGAAGAACCGGACACCCTATCGATCGATCGTGTTCCTCGTTCCGGTAGCACTGGTGTTTGCCTACTTCGCGCCGCTCGACCAAGTCATCACGTTCTCGATCCTGTCGGGCCTACTTGGCTACACATACATGTCGCTCAACGTGATCCTGTTCCGCAGAAAATGGCCACTCGGAACGATCAAGCGGGGCTACATCCATCCCTTCCACCCATTGCCCGCGTTGGTGTTGCTGATCCTATGCTCGGCAACATATTTCGCGGTGTTCCTCGGATATGGAACCCAGCTCATCGCGATGCTCGTCTTCTTCATGGTCGCGTCGCTCTGGTTCCACTTCCACCGCTATCAATATGTGCGGCGTGGAGATCAGTTCACGATGCAATGGCCCCGACCACAGGGCTATTGA
- a CDS encoding response regulator transcription factor has translation MTLASAVAIIDDDEPVRDSLSLMLSNHGFGVCSFASAEQFLSALQANEIPSCVVCDIRMPGMSGLELQKELAKKWPMIPLVLITGHGDVAMAVAALKAGARDFIEKPFSPDRLIASISSAINETENQRNHDQEAVKLATRVNELSDRQRQVMDLAVKGLSNKEIALTLKISPRTVETYRAWVMEKTGARNIADLVRIAVRFEEMLLPMRAEKNRHQGNTESA, from the coding sequence ATGACACTCGCATCAGCAGTCGCGATTATCGATGACGACGAACCCGTCCGAGATTCTTTGTCTCTGATGCTCAGCAATCACGGCTTCGGCGTATGCTCGTTCGCATCGGCCGAACAGTTTCTCTCTGCCTTGCAAGCGAATGAGATTCCTTCATGCGTCGTCTGCGACATCCGCATGCCCGGAATGTCCGGCCTGGAACTTCAGAAAGAACTCGCAAAAAAATGGCCCATGATTCCGCTAGTGCTCATTACCGGACACGGCGACGTCGCGATGGCGGTCGCAGCGCTAAAAGCGGGTGCCCGCGACTTCATTGAAAAGCCCTTCTCACCCGACCGCCTGATCGCAAGCATTTCGTCGGCAATTAATGAGACCGAAAATCAGCGCAACCACGACCAGGAGGCCGTCAAGCTCGCGACCCGTGTCAACGAGCTCTCGGACCGTCAACGGCAAGTGATGGATCTTGCCGTCAAGGGCCTTTCGAACAAGGAAATCGCTCTGACACTAAAAATCAGCCCACGTACCGTCGAAACATATCGCGCCTGGGTGATGGAAAAGACGGGCGCTCGCAACATCGCCGATCTCGTGCGGATTGCCGTACGCTTCGAAGAGATGTTGCTTCCGATGCGAGCAGAAAAAAATCGGCATCAGGGCAACACCGAAAGCGCCTGA
- a CDS encoding MASE1 domain-containing protein gives MARMQAAPIWLIGPAYIIAYVVLEWLSIISSTRSFDIVPWSPEIGLTFAAFLMFGRRFWPYLLLAVAASDIILRRDLPLLAQLLSPIIVGGGYAVALNWVQHSRWQFDIRLGTLRDVLLLEATAIISSALVATASVMLLYASGVLTASGIPYNIFRYAVSDLIGVSIITPFILIVAGTGGIPKPNFEACIQGLAIVAALVFAFGFSSLPHFRLFNVMFFPIIWIALRHGLKGATYALVVTEVGLIIALLISGPQVAGVTTYQSLMLVLAFTGLAIGGLVTDRRRFEQDLRLNQDSVSQIFRLGSAGEVTTAIAHEINQPLTAISNYTQLVQEYLVKGEGDRKIAIEAASKVASQVDRTAAVVRNLRDFIRLGRRQIGEQSPHLLIREALDLLEPNLQRTGASVKVTVARDIRNAAVDRLQIEQVLMNIISNAIDAMSENDPSKDRLISISANNIDGNRIEIEVRDSGPGFPPGFNLKKSGIRSSSKKDGLGVGLSLSQTIVEGHGGELILENEGKGALVRIRLNSFPRGTVS, from the coding sequence ATGGCTCGAATGCAAGCTGCCCCGATTTGGCTGATTGGCCCCGCCTACATCATTGCCTACGTCGTACTGGAATGGCTGAGCATCATCTCATCCACCCGGTCATTCGATATCGTGCCGTGGAGCCCTGAAATCGGCCTGACCTTCGCCGCGTTCCTTATGTTCGGAAGGCGATTCTGGCCTTACCTCTTACTTGCCGTTGCAGCCTCAGACATAATTCTGCGCCGCGATCTCCCGCTTCTTGCGCAACTTCTCTCACCGATCATCGTAGGCGGGGGATACGCGGTCGCGCTGAACTGGGTCCAGCATTCGCGATGGCAATTCGACATCCGACTCGGAACGCTGCGCGACGTTTTGCTCCTCGAGGCGACCGCGATTATCAGTTCTGCCCTCGTGGCCACCGCATCGGTAATGCTCCTTTACGCCTCAGGAGTTCTTACGGCTTCCGGAATTCCTTACAATATTTTTAGGTACGCCGTTAGCGACCTGATCGGTGTCTCGATCATCACACCCTTCATTCTTATCGTCGCAGGCACCGGCGGAATTCCGAAGCCGAATTTCGAAGCCTGCATCCAAGGATTGGCGATCGTCGCCGCGCTCGTCTTTGCATTCGGCTTCAGCAGCCTTCCCCATTTTCGGCTCTTCAACGTGATGTTCTTCCCCATCATCTGGATTGCGCTGCGCCATGGCCTGAAAGGCGCAACCTACGCCCTTGTGGTGACAGAGGTCGGGTTGATCATTGCGCTTCTGATTTCAGGACCGCAGGTTGCGGGCGTGACAACGTACCAGTCGCTGATGCTTGTGCTGGCCTTTACCGGACTGGCCATCGGCGGTCTCGTGACCGACCGTCGCCGCTTCGAACAGGACTTGCGCCTCAACCAGGATTCGGTCTCGCAGATCTTCCGCCTGGGCAGCGCCGGCGAAGTCACGACTGCCATCGCGCATGAAATCAACCAGCCTTTGACCGCCATCTCGAACTATACTCAGCTGGTGCAGGAATATCTCGTGAAGGGCGAAGGCGATCGGAAGATCGCTATCGAAGCCGCCTCGAAAGTCGCAAGCCAGGTGGATCGCACCGCAGCCGTCGTCCGCAACCTTCGCGATTTCATCAGATTGGGACGCAGGCAGATCGGCGAGCAATCTCCGCATCTTTTAATTCGAGAGGCGCTTGATCTCTTAGAACCCAACCTTCAACGGACCGGCGCCTCGGTAAAGGTCACCGTTGCACGCGATATCCGCAACGCCGCCGTTGATCGGCTGCAGATCGAGCAGGTCCTTATGAATATCATTTCCAATGCCATCGACGCGATGAGCGAAAATGATCCCTCGAAGGATCGACTGATTAGCATCAGCGCCAACAACATCGACGGCAACCGCATTGAAATCGAGGTTCGTGACAGCGGCCCCGGCTTTCCCCCGGGTTTCAATCTGAAAAAATCCGGAATTCGTTCGTCCAGCAAGAAAGACGGCCTCGGAGTTGGCCTTTCGCTCAGCCAAACGATTGTCGAAGGACACGGAGGCGAGCTCATCCTCGAAAACGAAGGCAAAGGTGCCCTCGTTCGCATTCGATTAAATTCATTCCCAAGGGGTACTGTATCATGA